One window from the genome of Lentimicrobiaceae bacterium encodes:
- the ricT gene encoding regulatory iron-sulfur-containing complex subunit RicT has protein sequence MDEQLQIKFSDSKESTKRGWNTQKNPLIRNKINESACSKLSARNWLDNIPTSETDTENYAEIRFKNDHKDFFIIPDNLNVYQGDIVAVEANYGHDIGIVTLTKHTAKLQILKKNAKTSEFKKIYRKATQKDIDKWLQAISREKDALIFTRKTAEKLGLEMKVNDVEFQGDGCKAIFYYTADERIDFRELIKILAEHLKIRIEMKQIGIRQEAAHIGGIGPCGRELCCCSWMNTFRTVSTNSAKVQQLTTNPQKLAGQCSKLKCCLNYEVENYAEAIKDFPSPKTIIKTKLGDAYIQKFDVLNNKVWLAYKENIPTLFPVELEDVNEIIEKNKQDIIIEALDDWKIVESDEKRYKDSKDIKQVELLDDIDRFDKKKQNRSKKKRNRNKNRNKKE, from the coding sequence ATGGATGAACAACTGCAAATAAAATTTTCTGATAGCAAGGAATCGACTAAAAGGGGATGGAACACTCAGAAAAATCCGCTTATTAGAAACAAAATAAACGAATCGGCGTGCAGTAAGTTGTCGGCAAGAAATTGGTTGGATAATATCCCGACTTCCGAAACGGATACCGAAAATTATGCTGAGATAAGATTTAAAAACGACCATAAAGATTTTTTTATAATTCCCGATAATCTGAATGTATATCAGGGCGATATTGTCGCCGTTGAAGCCAACTACGGTCACGATATAGGTATAGTTACTTTAACAAAACATACTGCTAAACTTCAAATTCTTAAAAAAAACGCTAAAACTAGCGAATTCAAAAAAATATACCGAAAAGCTACTCAAAAGGATATAGATAAATGGTTGCAAGCCATTAGTAGAGAAAAAGATGCTTTGATTTTTACTCGCAAAACTGCCGAAAAATTAGGACTCGAAATGAAAGTCAACGATGTTGAATTTCAGGGCGACGGCTGTAAAGCTATATTTTACTACACTGCCGACGAAAGAATTGACTTTAGGGAACTTATAAAAATATTAGCCGAACATCTCAAAATCAGAATTGAGATGAAACAAATAGGCATACGTCAAGAAGCTGCTCATATTGGCGGAATAGGTCCTTGCGGCAGAGAACTTTGCTGCTGCTCGTGGATGAATACTTTCAGAACCGTTTCGACCAATTCGGCAAAAGTACAGCAGCTTACTACCAATCCGCAAAAACTTGCCGGTCAGTGTTCTAAACTAAAGTGCTGCCTTAACTACGAAGTTGAAAACTACGCCGAAGCCATTAAAGATTTTCCGAGTCCTAAAACAATTATTAAAACTAAGTTAGGCGACGCATACATTCAAAAATTCGACGTACTCAACAACAAAGTTTGGCTTGCTTATAAAGAAAACATACCTACTCTTTTCCCTGTAGAATTAGAAGATGTTAACGAAATAATTGAGAAAAACAAGCAAGATATCATCATAGAAGCATTAGACGATTGGAAAATCGTTGAAAGCGACGAGAAAAGATATAAAGATTCAAAAGACATCAAACAGGTTGAGCTACTTGACGATATTGACAGATTTGACAAGAAAAAACAGAATAGAAGCAAGAAAAAAAGAAACAGAAACAAGAACAGAAACAAAAAAGAATAA
- a CDS encoding gliding motility lipoprotein GldH gives MNIRQVIFSIFIVSFSIIFASSCNNKYSYEHSIKIHDAKWTSADTLFFQFETTDSLALYEIEFNIRNTTDYQFQNLFMFVTAFYPAYTYSHDTVEVFLSKKDGEWLGKGIGFYKNLDVLFTKNARFRNNGTHVIAINHGMRNDTIVGIAEIGIKIKKCTN, from the coding sequence ATGAACATCAGACAAGTTATTTTTAGCATTTTTATTGTTTCGTTTTCAATAATATTTGCATCTTCGTGCAATAATAAGTACAGTTACGAACACTCAATAAAAATACATGATGCAAAATGGACTTCTGCAGATACCTTGTTTTTTCAATTTGAAACTACCGATTCGTTGGCTCTTTACGAGATAGAATTTAATATACGCAACACCACCGATTACCAATTTCAAAACCTGTTTATGTTTGTAACGGCTTTTTATCCGGCATATACGTATTCCCACGACACTGTGGAAGTTTTTTTGTCTAAAAAAGATGGAGAATGGTTAGGCAAAGGAATTGGTTTTTATAAAAACCTTGATGTTTTGTTTACAAAAAACGCTCGTTTTCGTAACAACGGAACTCATGTTATTGCGATAAATCACGGTATGCGGAATGATACTATTGTGGGAATTGCCGAAATAGGTATTAAGATAAAAAAATGTACGAATTAA
- a CDS encoding transglycosylase domain-containing protein has product MKKNVDEKQWIKRYRIAFLSFLGLVFLFFFMLSMGWLGFMPSFEELENPKSKLASEIISSDQKLLGTFYIENRSNVRYNELSPWLVKALISTEDIRFEKHS; this is encoded by the coding sequence ATGAAAAAAAACGTAGACGAAAAACAATGGATAAAAAGATACAGAATAGCTTTTTTGAGCTTTCTGGGTCTGGTATTTCTGTTTTTCTTTATGCTATCTATGGGCTGGCTTGGTTTTATGCCATCTTTTGAAGAATTAGAAAATCCAAAAAGCAAGCTAGCTTCCGAAATAATTTCTTCCGACCAAAAACTTTTGGGGACCTTTTATATCGAAAACAGATCGAACGTTCGCTATAACGAACTATCGCCTTGGTTGGTAAAAGCCCTTATTTCTACCGAAGATATACGATTTGAAAAACATTCGG